The stretch of DNA aatttattttattttcattttacgtAGGAAAAATCGAAGCATTCGAATCTACAATGGCTCAGTTGCCACCGAGGTGGCGACATCCTTCCATTTATATAGTATTGGCAGTATCTGATCGAAGGCGTCTTTATTCAGTTTGATGATCATAATATTGGCCACAGTCTCTTCCTTCAAGCATGTTCTCTGGTTAGAGAGCACCAGTGCGAGTGCGCTAAATGCCCTTTCCACTGATACTTGACTAGAAGGAGTAGCAAATACAACCTTGGCCACTGCGTAAAGTTCAGGATGCGAACTCTTTCTTTTGATCCAATGTTTCCAAACATCGAAGTTATGCTTCTGGCGAGGCTCGATATCCAGCGCTTTGAGCTGAAGTTTGAATGCTGATTGATTTGTGTCTACTTCAGCAGCAATTGAACCCCCGAGAAGCTCGGTGATGTAGCCATCGCTTGCATCCATGGTATCAGATGATGAAGACGTAGTAGTTGAAGAGGCAGCATTATCGTCAGTATTATTGAGTCGACATATGTAGTTCCAAGTTTCTGTGATGAAACCCTAGAATAATCGAATGCATCAGTAcaattttggaaataatttatttttcaatttgacATACCTGAATAAGCTCCTTTTCTTTGCCGTTGAAAATAGCTGAATTGACAAAATTCAGTCTTGGATCCAAGTACAGGGCCATTCTGAAAGCTTGAGACAGTCGTAGCTTGGAAAGCCTGCTCTGAAGAGTTTCATAGAGTTTCATAGCCAACGGATTTTTATGAAATCGACGAACTTCGCCTATAGCAATCAACCATGCTATATAAAAATCTGAAAGCGATATGTGTGAACCCTGCAGATTTTTAGAGCATATGTACACTGGCTTGAATGCTTCTGCATAACTTTCAATAAACTCCCAGTGGCTTGAGAGATCTGTAACGAATAAAATATTGCTGGTAAATcgaaaatattatatttcatcAGAAAACCTGATAGTACCTAGTTCTGCAAATTGTTCAGCCAACTGTTCGAAAAACTGTTTCTGCTTCAGGAAGCTGCTTATCATTACATAAATGCCGCCCCACCGCGTCTGGCACCAAGTTGGCGGGTAAGTGGCATTGTGATGACCGAAATTTGTCGTGTATTTGacgtttttgcattttttcgcTATTTCCGTTATTTCCTTAATGAAGTCATTGCTTTTATTTACTACGTCCAAAACAGCTAGCTGCAACGTGTGTGCAGCACACCTGATGAGATTTAATCGCTCTCTGAACACCTCGCACAGGCTGGCCGTAAGTGTGTCGTTTGACTCGAAATTTTCTTCGCTATCATCATCTTCTCGCAAAGACAACATGACCAATTCCTCCTTCAGTTTTCTGACGGCTGCCAACATATTAGCACCGTTATCTACTACCATTGAAAATACTTGGTCGAGGGTCATTCCGTAGCTTGTCAACgtattcataattttttgtttcagtAAGTTGGCAGTCTGACTCTCTTTGATTTCAAGTATACCTATAATATGAAGCTTTTCATTAACGGTTTTACATAGCTACTCAAACTAAATCTTATCCAACGTCCGAATGACAATCTCGTCGCGTATGCAATATTGAGCATTTATGCACAATACGTGGCGGTTATGGCGACTTGCGGAGTCGAGCTTAATCGAGATAAGCTTATTTTTCATCTCGTCAGCTATCgcacttttcacttttcccGCAGCTGCTTGCAGATGATTCTTAGCTATCTTCCCATTGAATGAAATTCCTGGTCCAACAGCCTCGGACAATCGATCCAGAAGTAGTTTTGTTTCATCCCAATCGACGAACGAAATGGGAAGATTCCGGTTAGCGATCATTTTGATCACATACTCAACTAATAGTTGATGATCAACTGGAACCAGACGCTTGGGGATAAGTCGAGCTTTCTTCGCAGACTAATCGAACTCTTTCAGCAAACCGTATTCGGTAGATAATTCCGGGTGTTGCGATCGGAAAtggcggatgaaattgccaacatccagctttggtTGACGAAGTTTGCATTCGCTAGTCGGATCGATTTTGCAAAATGCTTCCTCCCCGTCCAAGCCAATGTAGTCTTTAGCGATTTCTGTAAATGTGCGTGCAGATCTCGCTCTCTTGTTGGCATTTCCATTTGAACCACTGATTTTGGTTGCcatttcggagtaacttcagaAATAACGGTTTAAATTAACAGAATATGTCACTAAATAATCAATAAACACTGTctcaatgaaaaaatcacaaacttGTCAGGATATTGAGAATGAACGGTCACAAAATTCCTGACAATTCGATGGcaatgaatgaaagaaaatgaagtcacatgactcgagctttaaaGAAAGCTCAGATacaacagaatgaatatgaatgaacacagtagTAGATTTGTTTGACGTCGGATGAATGACAGCAGTACCGACAAGAGAAATGagcgcgttacactgataaaaatttattttcaatattatttcataggctcaatatttccaagccctgagtatgaaaatcacttcattcagaagataaaatgtccaggATTGAAATGATTTCTACTTATTGAtctaaaaaattgtttcaattgctaaaaacaggaagtgggttatatctatggtataaccgcaagggtgacgtaggactatcgttgatttagagatcatttgtttgaagttgaatctaatccacactgaatgaatgaataaataaatatttgggtgacttcaaaaacgagagcgttacgttggaggctcaaggttttatgcatccaatattggatacaaaaaaccttgttctgaagaataatcttcagaagctttcctgctaactgcacttgattgacaaatcacaaaaccaaatgtatgtggtcgcagtattatatggatagaaaacattagaataaactcgcttgaatgtaattttcaattccaaggggaactggcagattatttttcagcaacgatcatttctttccaggtttcttctcgataaccagcaaacgaaaagagttgcgcgcgtgtatgtgtgtgtgtgtgtgtgtggcggctgcttcgatgtcttccctaggccccgtatttcgatgctgatactctcttggtcaccttctcttctgcTTTTGATCGATcgacttttctgcgctccctcacagttaaaacaaactgattgcatttcaggtcaggtcaggccaggtaatgaatccctcgatccctcgccgttcagctcgttcagtaacgatgataTCTTGTCGATgacctcaggcgtcgtgcacaaattacgtaacgcaatttcctatctctaataaacagaaagtaacccaacatctaccccctccccccttatcgcgttacgtaatttgtgcacgacgcctcacgaaaaatgaatgggtttcaccaccagaatttaagtatgcttttcgtgcgtgattgaatcgagagaaggtgtggtttacgatggtaaCTTGGAAGGctaactagaggagaatgaactctctgagtatgaaaatttcggcgactgagcaataatcgattgaaaattatataattttcgcgatacgaaacattttccgttgcgcgcgcatataatattggatacgaagatatcctactgatgggaaagaataatcttcagaagctctccagctaattacacttgattgaaaaattacgaaatcaaatgtatttggtcgctgtgttatatggttagaaaacattaaaataaactctttcgcatgaatgtatttttcaattcccagggaactggcagattatttttcagcaacgattagatctttccggaattttctcgatgctgtatggcatccaaacgaaaattctcgcttcggtttggcctgcaaaaaacttttctgaattctaatccatcaaatttggagccctgaaaagggccgttgattatatgctaagctaatatagcaccctctccttggattcgacgggccagctgaatgtccttgggcatgatgtgacgcgttttgcgagGATAGTACACAAATTTGTGAAAGTAaacgaactgaaaggagcatttagcgaaaatcgtggtttcgttaataattcgataccgataggtgccatggaaatggatttcatcctttcgctaatcctttctcacaacacccatttctcgtttgagaaattgttgagtaaacattgtttgccagtgcgcgtagagcgggaatttctaaagattcattgcatctctaataaattgccgaaagacgcggtcttacgttgatcgcacttgattgaaaaattccaaaacgaaatgtatttggtcgctgcaTTATAttagtagaaagcaaataatcgctcgaaaatgacttgattttcgcgatatgaaacattttccgtttttcatgttatgcatccaatattggatacgaaaatttttcactgatggggaaaaaaatattcagaagctttcctgttaattgcgattgatagaaaaatcacaaaaccaaatgtatctggttgcagtgttatatggatagaaaacaattttcaattcaattcccagagaactggcagattatttcccagcaacgatgatagcaacgagaattccgcgcgtgtatgtgtttgtggcggctgctccgatgtttcaagcggaaccgtggcatcactctcctcctgatggattcccttctggcctaaggtgcacaaacaggctcttggtgacaccgttcatcagcgctttcatgataaacgaaattagcttcacaacaaaagcgacaaacgctgttcaatcataactgagtgggtttacgagcggcgctcgcttatataccgattggtgatttcaatagcctgttttgaaagcaattttaagactattgaaacaagtttttgggtgtaaaagtaacaagtatatgacgcgtagacattttatctttcgaatgaagtgtttattataccatttcgttcagttttttaagagctattaacgctcaaaatctcggtctccggcgtaacgctttcgttttcgaaactttaattctacaccccggtatagaaatgaaagacgtagtcctacgtcaaaaaacaaatttaaacgtTTCATCGTTTGGGTCAATTTTCCCGTGAAAATGCGGGGACTTTACACAGatttaatgaaaacaaatcgATAGGTCATTTTCTCTCACTACGGAGGCGTGCCACCGGATACTTTTAACGCCACCAACTTTTTCGCCGCGATCGGCTTATCATATATGTCTCTTATTTTTTCTTCCACGTATGCCGGCAATTATGGAAATAATTGAAACGTAGAAACCCACCGATATTGTGCGGGAGGAAAGAGCAAGCGCAATCGCACACATGGTTCAGTAATATTGGTTGAACTTCGCTGTTGTGGGTTCTGTGGGTACGATTGGGATGACTGAATATTTCATGATAAGTTGCGACCAATGCAAGGTCCACGAGGAAAGTAGAATCCAAGCAGGATGAATGGAAACGAGTGAaccatggattttgttttttttttgaggtcctACTGGTTACATCATAAAATCATGTTCATAATTAACGAATGCGATGATTTCGCAGAAACGTATTGAATTGGAAAACAAAATTCTCATTGCATATGATAGATGATTACAATCATGTCTTGCGGATCTTATGTTTACCGGGACAGACTTCCTGTTTGTGATGAAGATTGTACTCCAACCGCAGCCTTCGCTACAGGGAATCTAGCACAATAGTTGAACAACCAGGTTCATGAGATCACAACGGGAGTCGTGTACGCATCGAAATGGAACAGTTCGAAGACAGTAGCGAAGTAATAGAAGATAGGTATGTGTGTTCATTTCGCTTATAACAAGGCCGGAATTCTTGTTTTCCCCCGGTATACACCGTTAATGCATTACCGGCAAGAGTGTCTGTGGCGGCAAGTAAGATCCTTTCCGTCGCATCTGCAAACTTGTTTCTCAACGATGTCGCTTCGGAACAGTTCGTATGACGCGCCAACCACCCACTCAACGCTATGACACCAGCAATTTCTAGTTCGCTTAGGAGACGGAGGGATCAGAACAACGATGAACGATGAGCGAACATTCCGTCTCATGCGATGGGAGAACGGGTTGAATGGAAATAGTAGACAATATAGACATGCTTCATAAATATATTGCTTGTAATGATGTTGAAAAATATGTACCACACACTCACGCCACAGCTGCTGTCATGCAGTGCAATATGTCTACTTTGTATGTTTGTTCCATCTTGCTCGACAGATACCGGGGATAAAAACGATTGATTATTACTTCCCGATGTATCGCTACCATTCAGACCTACCATGATTTCAGTTTGATGTGACTGTAATCAACTGTGATTATAAAGCTTCCATGAAATCATTGAAACTCTGAATGAATGGGTGACATCCATtcaattgagaaaaaaacaagATCAATGATTTCTCTTATCAGACATCCCGTGATACTCACATATTTCACTAACAACCCAAAAATATCAGTCGGACCAGACTGGAAATGCATCAGTCGATAAAATTTAGATAGTTGCCAATGTCAAAAACCCACACTCGCAAACATACACATATCGAAGCGTGTCCTGTCTTGAACTTTCGCTATACGAGTAGAACGGATACCGCTGGATTGTTGGAACGGTTGAGCGCAACGGAAGGAAAACATGCCCCCTGCTAGAGGACACCCTCTTCCGTGCATAGCCGAAAGGATGACACAATGTAAGCGCTTTCGATGCATATGTGGTTTTGGTTCCATCTTCGAGAACACATGCCCCGCCGCCTTGATAAAGTTCTTCAATCTATATCAATATTGTTGCAACGTGATGTAGCTGAATAAAAATGTGGTTTATATTGTTATCTGCCCCACACCCGACTCCAATGCTTACTCTTCGGGCGAGGAGATGATTTGAAACATTCCTGCTTATTGATTGGGGACAAACACAATAATGGCAGGAAAGGTTGTCGGGTGCAAGGCAATAAACCGCACATTCAACAGACCAATGAGCGCTTCAGGCATAAGCTGTTCTGCATTTATATTCATTTGACTATCTGATTTCAGTGAGTTTGATTTTCTTATACAAAATAAGAACCGATGCGACCCTTGCTTCATTTGCAATGTAATtattcaaagaattttttttgatagtATGTATGGCACGAAATATAGGGCTCTATTCCATTAGACGAGTCGAACATAATTTCGTTCGCCtcgtttatttttgttattacaGGAGTGAAACTCGGCGCGATACAGTCGAGTGATTCGACTGACACAACCGAACCGAAGTACATCGAATCGTTCAGAAACGAGTGCGAATCGGTTCGGTATGTGTTGTGCGAGACGGAGTAAAATAAAAGTAGAAGTGTAGAAGTAAACACAGAAACTTGACCTAATACTCTGAGGacaattgtttttgaattgagtttttgtaaCTGTTCTAGTTATACGAACTGATTTATgagggtaccaataaaaatagttatctcggttttgacgtaggactacgtcataCATTAAGGtagtcaaatcagaaaacaggtcacgtttttatgaaataaagttaacgttaataactatttttgctgcgaacggattttaacgatttgcataccaattgttttggaaattttctaagatttgttttatatgctatacattacaatcccataatctgtatatagcttaaattgatgaaaataggAAGCATTCCCTTttgcccatacatttgttctgtccatttgtgtgctttcccgaacagagctgtcaataacgggcaacttatgcagccgctagaatagaaacaacgaagggggatagcggaaAGAAAATATTTGCGAATTAAACTCTTGCATAGTATGTTAGCTGTCGGTAGCATATAAGTATtgtatctcctctgaggaaaattctcagaatctttctgtgccctaaacaacaaaggtcgcttattctgctcgttttgtgttttaggtTTCCccgctagcgaatattttgacggttttgaccgagagtcgagaaacgattgtTCATAAACGGCCATTCTcgtgatgtttcatttttaacgcCTCAACTGTGTGCCTCTGTTAGacacgtgtttgatgcttgttgaatagcGGTGCATGGAAGATGTCTCTTgttgaatactcagtgcaatgcgtgtattgatataaagaaacaaattgcgacatatgactaattagtgtattgttctcgcaaaagcaagaaagaatcgtttctTCTCGAAacgattctacaaaactacgcaagccattaaaccgtTACAGGTTCCCCGGGACTTTTTACCAAagagttattcatgaaatttcgacgtattcgcaaataatatccgaaatgataaaccaacaaatttccaaaaaaagaaaaagatagattgcgtagtcctacgtcctaagcggttgtttctcggatacaacccctcgaatttttcattcggaaattgctacgaaatgttgatttgcacaataatataccctatgcaaaatattagctcattcggacttcatttactgatgtagcagacgttaaaatttgagttttttgaaaatcgaaaaatcagcggaaatcggggtttttaaaaaaatttatgccaaaagtcttaaaatctccccttgggtgatttttcgattttcaaaaaagtcaaactttgaccgctttgcaccactctcccttaagtccgattgagctgatatttggcgtagggtgttttttcgaggtggtgaaattttttatggggtaactttttgaaactcgagatgaccattttcattggcactctaatatacagccattccatgccatgcCATTAGAGCGTTCATTTACACTTAAGGCTggtacgaaaaatcattttttctctccttttttccaaaaatgtttttttttttccaataggagtaccggtaagtttcttggtttttttttcgaaaattaatgctttattttgcaaaaattgttacaaatttgatattcaaagtattgcccatcgctagtcacaacttttacccatctttctggcaattcacggatctctttgcggaaataattgaccggtttgtcggctaaccacgaatcgatccaatttttgacttcatcaaaattggacaagtgctggtcaacccagccatgttgcatcgatcgaagaAGGAAGTATTCGGAcgaagcaatgtctggagaatacgacgGGTGGAATAGAACATCCCATTTCagtgtttccaagt from Toxorhynchites rutilus septentrionalis strain SRP chromosome 3, ASM2978413v1, whole genome shotgun sequence encodes:
- the LOC129779063 gene encoding uncharacterized protein LOC129779063, which encodes MNTLTSYGMTLDQVFSMVVDNGANMLAAVRKLKEELVMLSLREDDDSEENFESNDTLTASLCEVFRERLNLIRCAAHTLQLAVLDVVNKSNDFIKEITEIAKKCKNVKYTTNFGHHNATYPPTWCQTRWGGIYVMISSFLKQKQFFEQLAEQFAELDLSSHWEFIESYAEAFKPVYICSKNLQGSHISLSDFYIAWLIAIGEVRRFHKNPLAMKLYETLQSRLSKLRLSQAFRMALYLDPRLNFVNSAIFNGKEKELIQGFITETWNYICRLNNTDDNAASSTTTSSSSDTMDASDGYITELLGGSIAAEVDTNQSAFKLQLKALDIEPRQKHNFDVWKHWIKRKSSHPELYAVAKVVFATPSSQVSVERAFSALALVLSNQRTCLKEETVANIMIIKLNKDAFDQILPILYKWKDVATSVATEPL